A genome region from Pelodiscus sinensis isolate JC-2024 chromosome 27, ASM4963464v1, whole genome shotgun sequence includes the following:
- the LOC106732513 gene encoding mitochondrial import receptor subunit TOM6 homolog, translating into MAPGGQAGGSDSRSPGSPRQRLRDWLRGAFRFAADRNDFRRNLIVNVGLFAAGVWVARNLTDIDLMSPPPVA; encoded by the exons ATGGCGCcgggcgggcaggcgggaggCAGCGACAGCCGGAGCCCCGGGTCCCCCCGGCAGCGGCTGCGGGACTGGTTGCGGGGCGCCTTCCGCTTCGCCGCCGACAGGAACGACTTCCGCAG AAACCTCATAGTCAACGTTGGACTTTTTGCTGCCGGAGTCTGGGTAGCCCGAAACTTAACAGACATTGATTTGATGTCTCCTCCACCAGTTGCATAG
- the USP49 gene encoding ubiquitin carboxyl-terminal hydrolase 49 isoform X1, producing MDRCKHVGRLRLAQDHSILNPQKWHCKDCNTTESIWACLKCSHVACGRYIEEHALKHFEETKHPLAMEVHDLYVFCYLCEDYVLNDNPEGDLKLLRSSLSAIRIQKHDPSSARSGRTLRSMALGEDVYSHQRTPPGQPQMLTALWHRRQSLLAKALRTWFDKSSRGRLKLEQKKQMEELERKKEAARQRRQEMKRRLLEELANTPPRKSARLLSHVHRENLIPRKFREIAVSSPTSRRVQSSKFKQFYSIRRKPLMTPGVTGLRNLGNTCYMNSILQVLSHLQKFRECFLTLDLCETEELLAKTVNGKSRMSGKLANGSAANESGKNDKMGSYGRQSLPIGLNGGSSISRSLELIQPKEPSSKHISLCHELHTLFRVMWSGKWALVSPFAMLHSVWSLIPAFRGYDQQDAQEFLCELLDKVQQELESEGTKRRILIPFSQRKLTKQVLKVVNTIFHGQLLSQVTCITCNYKSNTIEPFWDLSLEFPERYHSIEKGIVPVNQTECMLTEMLAKFTETEALEGRIYACDQCNSKRRKSSPKPLVLSEAKKQLMIYRLPQVLRLHLKRFRWSGRNHREKIGVHVLFDQVLNMEPYCCRDSLSSLDKETFVYDLSAVVMHHGKGFGSGHYTAYCYNTEGGFWVHCNDSKLNVCSVEEVCKTQAYILFYTQRTVQGNAGISETQLQAQVPSKNSDKDRRLTFP from the exons ATGGATAGATGCAAACATGTTGGGCGGCTACGACTCGCCCAGGACCATTCTATCCTGAATCCCCAGAAGTGGCACTGCAAGGACTGCAACACCACGGAATCTATATGGGCTTGTCTGAAATGCTCCCACGTGGCCTGTGGAAGGTACATTGAGGAACATGCACTTAAACACTTTGAAGAGACCAAGCATCCCTTGGCTATGGAAGTTCATGATCTCTATGTGTTTTGTTACCTTTGTGAAGACTATGTCTTGAATGATAACCCTGAGGGAGATTTGAAATTGTTAAGAAGCTCTCTGTCTGCTATTAGAATTCAAAAGCATGATCCATCATCAGCAAGAAGTGGTAGGACATTGCGATCAATGGCTTTAGGGGAGGATGTGTATAGCCATCAGAGGACCCCTCCGGGACAGCCTCAGatgctcactgctctctggcaTAGGCGCCAGTCTTTGCTAGCAAAAGCACTGCGGACCTGGTTTGATAAGAGTTCTAGAGGCCGGCTAAAACtagaacaaaagaaacaaatgGAGGAACTGGAGAGAAAGAAGGAAGCAGCCAGGCAGAGGCGGCAAGAGATGAAACGGCGACTTTTGGAGGAACTGGCGAACACTCCTCCTAGAAAGAGTGCAAGACTTCTGTCTCATGTTCACAGAGAGAACTTGATTCCAAGGAAGTTTAGAGAAATAGCAGTAAGTTCCCCTACCTCAAGGCGAGTGCAAAGCAGCAAATTCAAACAGTTTTATTCCATCCGGCGTAAGCCCTTAATGACTCCTGGTGTGACTGGCTTAAGGAATCTGGGAAACACATGCTACATGAACTCAATCCTTCAAGTGCTAAGTCACCTCCAGAAGTTCAGAGAATGTTTTTTGACACTTGACCTCTGTGAAACTGAAGAACTCTTAGCCAAAACGGTAAATGGAAAGTCTAGAATGTCTGGCAAGTTGGCAAATGGATCTGCTGCTAATGAATCGGGGAAGAATGATAAAATGGGGTCATATGGCAGGCAAAGCTTGCCAATTGGCTTAAACGGTGGCTCCTCAATAAGCAGGAGTTTGGAACTAATACAGCCCAAGGAACCGAGTTCAAAGCACATTTCTCTCTGTCATGAGCTGCACACACTCTTCAGAGTCATGTGGTCTGGGAAGTGGGCATTAGTGTCTCCATTTGCCATGCTGCACTCCGTGTGGAGTTTGATTCCAGCATTTCGTGGCTATGATCAGCAGGATGCTCAGGAATTTCTCTGTGAGCTGTTAGACAAAGTGCAGCAGGAGTTGGAGTCAGAAGGAACAAAGCGCAGGATCCTCATCCCTTTCTCACAGAGGAAGCTCACCAAGCAGGTCCTGAAGGTGGTGAACACCATTTTTCACGGGCAGCTGCTCAGTCAG GTCACCTGCATAACATGCAACTACAAATCCAACACCATTGAGCCCTTCTGGGATCTTTCCCTGGAATTCCCTGAACGCTATCACTCTATTGAGAAAGGGATTGTCCCCGTTAACCAGACAGAGTGCATGCTGACAGAAATGTTGGCCAAGTTCACAGAAACagaagctctggaagggaggatATATGCGTGTGACCAATGTAACA GCAAACGACGGAAGTCTTCTCCTAAACCTCTTGTTCTGAGTGAAGCTAAAAAGCAGTTAATGATCTACAGACTACCTCAGGTCCTCCGGCTGCACCTTAAACGATTCAG GTGGTCTGGACGTAATCACCGTGAGAAGATTGGGGTCCATGTCCTCTTTGACCAGGTATTAAACATGGAACCTTACTGCTGCAGggactctctctcctctcttgaCAAAGAGACCTTTGTCTATGACCTCTCCGCTGTGGTGATGCATCATGGTAAAGGGTTTGGCTCAGGACACTACACAGCATATTGCTACAACACAGAGGGAG GTTTTTGGGTCCACTGCAATGATTCCAAACTGAATGTATGTAGTGTGGAGGAGGTGTGCAAAACCCAGGCCTACATTCTTTTTTACACACAAAGAACAGTGCAGGGCAATGCAGGAATCTCAGAAACACAACTCCAAGCTCAGGTGCCGTCCAAAAACAGCGATAAGGACAGAAGACTGACATTCCCATGA
- the USP49 gene encoding ubiquitin carboxyl-terminal hydrolase 49 isoform X2 encodes MDRCKHVGRLRLAQDHSILNPQKWHCKDCNTTESIWACLKCSHVACGRYIEEHALKHFEETKHPLAMEVHDLYVFCYLCEDYVLNDNPEGDLKLLRSSLSAIRIQKHDPSSARSGRTLRSMALGEDVYSHQRTPPGQPQMLTALWHRRQSLLAKALRTWFDKSSRGRLKLEQKKQMEELERKKEAARQRRQEMKRRLLEELANTPPRKSARLLSHVHRENLIPRKFREIAVSSPTSRRVQSSKFKQFYSIRRKPLMTPGVTGLRNLGNTCYMNSILQVLSHLQKFRECFLTLDLCETEELLAKTVNGKSRMSGKLANGSAANESGKNDKMGSYGRQSLPIGLNGGSSISRSLELIQPKEPSSKHISLCHELHTLFRVMWSGKWALVSPFAMLHSVWSLIPAFRGYDQQDAQEFLCELLDKVQQELESEGTKRRILIPFSQRKLTKQVLKVVNTIFHGQLLSQVTCITCNYKSNTIEPFWDLSLEFPERYHSIEKGIVPVNQTECMLTEMLAKFTETEALEGRIYACDQCNSKRRKSSPKPLVLSEAKKQLMIYRLPQVLRLHLKRFRWSGRNHREKIGVHVLFDQVFGSTAMIPN; translated from the exons ATGGATAGATGCAAACATGTTGGGCGGCTACGACTCGCCCAGGACCATTCTATCCTGAATCCCCAGAAGTGGCACTGCAAGGACTGCAACACCACGGAATCTATATGGGCTTGTCTGAAATGCTCCCACGTGGCCTGTGGAAGGTACATTGAGGAACATGCACTTAAACACTTTGAAGAGACCAAGCATCCCTTGGCTATGGAAGTTCATGATCTCTATGTGTTTTGTTACCTTTGTGAAGACTATGTCTTGAATGATAACCCTGAGGGAGATTTGAAATTGTTAAGAAGCTCTCTGTCTGCTATTAGAATTCAAAAGCATGATCCATCATCAGCAAGAAGTGGTAGGACATTGCGATCAATGGCTTTAGGGGAGGATGTGTATAGCCATCAGAGGACCCCTCCGGGACAGCCTCAGatgctcactgctctctggcaTAGGCGCCAGTCTTTGCTAGCAAAAGCACTGCGGACCTGGTTTGATAAGAGTTCTAGAGGCCGGCTAAAACtagaacaaaagaaacaaatgGAGGAACTGGAGAGAAAGAAGGAAGCAGCCAGGCAGAGGCGGCAAGAGATGAAACGGCGACTTTTGGAGGAACTGGCGAACACTCCTCCTAGAAAGAGTGCAAGACTTCTGTCTCATGTTCACAGAGAGAACTTGATTCCAAGGAAGTTTAGAGAAATAGCAGTAAGTTCCCCTACCTCAAGGCGAGTGCAAAGCAGCAAATTCAAACAGTTTTATTCCATCCGGCGTAAGCCCTTAATGACTCCTGGTGTGACTGGCTTAAGGAATCTGGGAAACACATGCTACATGAACTCAATCCTTCAAGTGCTAAGTCACCTCCAGAAGTTCAGAGAATGTTTTTTGACACTTGACCTCTGTGAAACTGAAGAACTCTTAGCCAAAACGGTAAATGGAAAGTCTAGAATGTCTGGCAAGTTGGCAAATGGATCTGCTGCTAATGAATCGGGGAAGAATGATAAAATGGGGTCATATGGCAGGCAAAGCTTGCCAATTGGCTTAAACGGTGGCTCCTCAATAAGCAGGAGTTTGGAACTAATACAGCCCAAGGAACCGAGTTCAAAGCACATTTCTCTCTGTCATGAGCTGCACACACTCTTCAGAGTCATGTGGTCTGGGAAGTGGGCATTAGTGTCTCCATTTGCCATGCTGCACTCCGTGTGGAGTTTGATTCCAGCATTTCGTGGCTATGATCAGCAGGATGCTCAGGAATTTCTCTGTGAGCTGTTAGACAAAGTGCAGCAGGAGTTGGAGTCAGAAGGAACAAAGCGCAGGATCCTCATCCCTTTCTCACAGAGGAAGCTCACCAAGCAGGTCCTGAAGGTGGTGAACACCATTTTTCACGGGCAGCTGCTCAGTCAG GTCACCTGCATAACATGCAACTACAAATCCAACACCATTGAGCCCTTCTGGGATCTTTCCCTGGAATTCCCTGAACGCTATCACTCTATTGAGAAAGGGATTGTCCCCGTTAACCAGACAGAGTGCATGCTGACAGAAATGTTGGCCAAGTTCACAGAAACagaagctctggaagggaggatATATGCGTGTGACCAATGTAACA GCAAACGACGGAAGTCTTCTCCTAAACCTCTTGTTCTGAGTGAAGCTAAAAAGCAGTTAATGATCTACAGACTACCTCAGGTCCTCCGGCTGCACCTTAAACGATTCAG GTGGTCTGGACGTAATCACCGTGAGAAGATTGGGGTCCATGTCCTCTTTGACCAG GTTTTTGGGTCCACTGCAATGATTCCAAACTGA